One genomic segment of Bacteroides caccae includes these proteins:
- a CDS encoding RDD family protein — protein sequence MAESTIITGQFVRISQTPASIGERLLALVIDYFLIVIYVYSTATLLTELRLPSGFTLIFFLCVIYLPILGYSFLCETFNHGQSFGKRIMNIRVVKADGTTPSISSYLLRWLLFPIDGPITGGLGILVVLLTKNSQRIGDLAAGTMVIKEKNYRKIHVSLDEFDYLTKDYHPVYPQSADLSLEQVNVITRTLQSSEKDRPRRILLLAQKVQELLSITPRDNNQEKFLQTVLRDYQYYALEEI from the coding sequence ATGGCAGAATCTACGATTATAACCGGCCAATTCGTCCGTATCAGCCAGACGCCCGCCAGTATTGGCGAACGACTGTTGGCATTAGTTATCGATTATTTCCTAATCGTAATCTACGTATATTCTACTGCCACCCTCTTAACCGAACTGCGGTTGCCTTCGGGATTTACCCTCATTTTCTTTCTCTGCGTTATTTATTTACCGATACTCGGTTATTCTTTTCTTTGCGAGACATTCAACCACGGGCAGAGTTTCGGCAAGCGTATAATGAATATCCGTGTTGTCAAAGCCGACGGTACCACCCCCAGTATCAGCTCTTACCTGTTGCGCTGGCTGCTTTTTCCTATTGACGGTCCAATTACGGGCGGTTTAGGCATTCTGGTGGTCCTGTTGACAAAAAACAGTCAACGAATAGGGGATCTTGCTGCCGGAACAATGGTGATTAAGGAAAAAAACTATCGTAAGATACACGTCAGCCTTGATGAATTTGACTATCTGACCAAAGATTATCATCCGGTCTATCCGCAATCCGCCGATTTATCACTCGAACAGGTAAATGTCATTACACGAACACTGCAATCCAGTGAGAAAGACCGTCCGCGACGTATCTTGCTACTAGCCCAAAAGGTGCAGGAGTTGCTTTCCATTACTCCACGCGACAACAATCAGGAGAAATTCCTTCAAACAGTGCTTCGGGATTATCAGTATTATGCATTGGAAGAGATATAA
- a CDS encoding stage II sporulation protein M, translating to MKEVTFIRRNIEKWKETEKVVEQAAGLSPDQLADVYTDLTADLAFAQTHFPTSRITIYLNNLASALHNEIYRNKREKWSRIITFWTREVPQTMYDARRELLTSFIIFIVSALIGVISAANDPNFVRLILGNGYVDMTLDNIANGEPMAVYNGSDEVPMFLGITLNNVMVSFNCFAMGLLTSFGTGYMLLRNGIMIGAFQTFFYQHDLLWESSLAIWLHGTLEIWAIIVAGAAGLALGNGWLFPGTYSRLESFRRGAKKGVKIVIGTVPVFVMAGFIEGFVTRHTELPDLLRLGFILLSLSFIIFYYIYLPNRKKHGITET from the coding sequence ATGAAAGAAGTTACGTTTATCCGTCGGAACATTGAAAAATGGAAGGAAACCGAAAAGGTAGTGGAGCAGGCCGCGGGCTTGTCTCCCGACCAACTTGCCGACGTATATACGGATCTGACTGCTGATCTGGCATTTGCCCAGACACATTTTCCGACTTCACGCATTACTATCTATCTGAATAATCTTGCTTCGGCACTGCATAACGAGATTTACCGGAACAAACGGGAAAAGTGGTCGCGAATCATCACGTTCTGGACGCGTGAAGTTCCGCAGACAATGTATGATGCCCGGCGTGAACTGCTGACTTCCTTCATTATCTTTATTGTCAGCGCGCTGATAGGAGTGATATCCGCTGCGAATGACCCGAACTTTGTCCGCCTGATTTTAGGGAACGGCTATGTGGATATGACTTTGGATAATATTGCCAACGGTGAGCCAATGGCGGTCTACAACGGCTCGGACGAAGTGCCGATGTTCCTGGGAATTACGCTTAACAATGTGATGGTTTCTTTCAATTGTTTTGCAATGGGGCTGTTGACTAGTTTCGGTACAGGATATATGTTACTTAGAAACGGAATCATGATAGGTGCCTTTCAAACCTTCTTTTATCAGCACGATTTGCTTTGGGAATCCAGTCTTGCTATCTGGCTGCATGGAACGCTTGAAATCTGGGCAATTATTGTGGCTGGTGCCGCCGGACTGGCTTTAGGTAACGGTTGGCTTTTCCCCGGCACCTATTCACGGTTGGAGTCTTTCCGTCGGGGTGCAAAGAAGGGAGTAAAGATTGTCATAGGTACCGTTCCCGTATTTGTAATGGCAGGTTTTATTGAAGGCTTTGTCACCCGACATACGGAACTGCCGGATCTGTTGAGGCTTGGATTCATTCTACTTTCGTTGTCATTTATTATTTTCTACTATATTTATTTACCAAATAGAAAAAAACATGGAATCACAGAAACCTAA
- the trxA gene encoding thioredoxin, producing the protein MALEITDSNYKEVLAEGKPVVVDFWAPWCGPCKMVAPIIEELAAEFEGQVIIGKCDVDENGDMAAEYGIRNIPTVLFFKNGEIVDKQVGAVGKPVFVEKVKKLL; encoded by the coding sequence ATGGCTTTAGAAATTACAGACAGCAACTATAAGGAAGTTCTTGCAGAAGGCAAGCCGGTTGTTGTTGATTTTTGGGCTCCTTGGTGTGGCCCTTGCAAAATGGTGGCTCCTATTATTGAAGAATTGGCAGCAGAGTTTGAAGGACAAGTAATCATCGGTAAGTGTGATGTGGATGAAAATGGCGATATGGCTGCCGAATACGGCATCCGCAATATCCCTACCGTCCTGTTTTTCAAGAATGGTGAGATTGTGGACAAGCAGGTCGGTGCAGTCGGCAAACCTGTATTCGTAGAAAAAGTAAAGAAGCTTTTATAG
- a CDS encoding AAA family ATPase, whose amino-acid sequence MEANTEQRIDLTLFSEKIQGLKERIVSVIVGQEQTVDLVLTAILANGHVLIEGVPGVAKTLLARLTARLIDADFSRIQFTPDLMPSDVLGTTVFNMKTNEFDFHKGPIFADIVLVDEINRAPAKTQSALFEVMEERQISIDGTTHRMGELYTILATQNPVEQEGTYKLPEAQLDRFLMKITMDYPSLDEEVNILERHHSNAALVKLDDITPALTKEELLTLRAFMKNVFVDRTLLQYIALIVQQTRTSKAVYLGASPRASVAMMQASKAYALLQGRDFVTPEDIKFVAPYVLQHRLILTAEAEMEGYSPVKVTQRLIDKVEVPK is encoded by the coding sequence ATGGAAGCGAACACTGAACAACGGATAGATTTAACTCTCTTTTCCGAGAAGATACAAGGACTGAAAGAACGGATTGTCTCCGTCATAGTCGGTCAGGAACAAACGGTGGACTTGGTGCTGACGGCTATTCTGGCAAACGGTCATGTGCTGATAGAAGGTGTGCCGGGAGTAGCGAAAACGTTGCTGGCCCGTCTCACGGCCCGGTTGATTGATGCAGACTTCAGCCGCATCCAGTTTACCCCGGATTTAATGCCGAGCGATGTGTTGGGAACGACCGTATTCAACATGAAGACGAATGAGTTTGATTTTCATAAGGGGCCGATATTTGCGGATATTGTATTGGTGGATGAGATAAACCGTGCTCCTGCCAAAACGCAGTCGGCCTTGTTTGAAGTAATGGAAGAACGTCAGATAAGTATTGACGGGACGACACACCGAATGGGAGAACTCTATACGATTTTGGCTACCCAGAATCCGGTGGAACAGGAAGGGACTTACAAACTTCCCGAAGCGCAGCTCGACCGCTTCCTGATGAAGATTACTATGGATTATCCCTCATTGGATGAAGAAGTGAATATTCTGGAACGTCATCACTCCAATGCCGCCTTGGTGAAACTTGATGATATCACACCTGCTCTTACGAAGGAAGAGTTGTTGACGCTCCGTGCTTTTATGAAGAATGTGTTTGTTGACCGCACGTTGCTTCAGTACATCGCCCTGATTGTGCAGCAGACACGTACCAGCAAAGCTGTGTATCTGGGAGCTTCTCCACGTGCGTCCGTTGCTATGATGCAGGCGTCCAAAGCCTATGCTCTCTTGCAGGGACGTGATTTTGTGACACCGGAAGATATTAAGTTTGTGGCTCCGTATGTGCTTCAACATCGTCTGATTCTGACTGCCGAAGCGGAAATGGAAGGCTATTCTCCGGTGAAGGTGACGCAGCGTTTGATTGACAAGGTTGAGGTTCCGAAATAG
- a CDS encoding DUF58 domain-containing protein: MYLTNRFYIVFVLVILFLGSGYAFAPLFVVGQWALVALIALVSADGFLLYRTNAIQAERHCADRFSNGDENEVAIRVENSYPRPVSLEIIDEIPFIFQQRNINFRIQLQANEGKTISYRLRPTQRGVYSFGRIRVFVTGRIGLISRRYTCGEPLDIKVYPSYLMLHQYELLAMSDNLTELGIKRIRRVGHHTEFEQIKEYVKGDDYRTINWKASARRYELMVNVYQDERSQQIYNVIDKGRIMQQAFRGMTLLDYAVNASLVLSYVAMRKDDKTGLVTFDEHFDTFVPASKQPGHVQTLLENLYSQQTTFGETDFSALCVHLNKHVSKRSLLVLYTNFSSMGSMNRQLAYLKQLNRQHRLLVVFFEDADLKEYIANPARDTEGYYRHVIAEKFAFEKRLIVSTLKQNGIYSLLTTPENLSIDVINKYLEMKSRQLL; this comes from the coding sequence TTGTATTTAACGAATCGTTTCTATATTGTCTTTGTGTTGGTTATCCTGTTTCTGGGTAGCGGATATGCGTTTGCTCCGTTGTTTGTTGTCGGGCAGTGGGCGCTTGTGGCTTTGATTGCGTTAGTGTCGGCGGACGGATTTCTACTTTATCGTACCAACGCGATTCAGGCAGAACGTCACTGTGCCGACCGTTTCTCCAATGGCGATGAAAACGAAGTGGCTATCCGTGTGGAAAATAGTTATCCGCGTCCCGTCTCTTTGGAGATTATCGACGAGATTCCTTTTATCTTCCAACAGCGGAATATCAATTTCCGGATACAGCTTCAGGCAAATGAAGGGAAAACGATTAGTTATCGTCTCCGCCCTACGCAGCGGGGTGTTTACTCTTTCGGGCGGATCAGGGTGTTTGTAACCGGTCGGATCGGATTGATTTCCCGGCGTTATACTTGTGGGGAGCCGTTGGATATCAAGGTATATCCTTCTTATCTGATGTTGCACCAATATGAGTTGCTGGCTATGAGCGACAATCTGACCGAATTGGGGATAAAGCGTATTCGCAGAGTGGGGCATCATACGGAATTCGAACAGATAAAGGAATACGTCAAAGGGGATGATTACCGGACGATAAACTGGAAGGCAAGTGCCCGCCGGTATGAGCTAATGGTGAATGTTTATCAGGATGAACGTTCCCAACAAATTTATAATGTGATTGATAAGGGGCGCATTATGCAGCAAGCTTTTCGCGGTATGACGTTACTCGATTATGCAGTCAATGCATCGTTGGTGCTTTCGTATGTTGCGATGAGAAAGGATGATAAAACCGGCCTGGTAACTTTCGATGAACATTTCGACACCTTTGTGCCGGCTTCCAAGCAACCCGGACATGTGCAGACATTGCTCGAAAATCTTTATAGCCAGCAGACTACTTTTGGCGAAACGGATTTCTCCGCTCTTTGTGTTCATCTGAACAAGCATGTCAGCAAGCGCAGTCTTTTGGTGCTATATACTAATTTCTCCAGTATGGGGAGCATGAACCGTCAGTTGGCTTATTTGAAACAACTGAATCGTCAGCACCGTCTTCTTGTGGTCTTTTTCGAAGATGCCGATTTGAAAGAATATATCGCCAACCCTGCCAGGGATACGGAAGGCTACTATCGCCATGTCATAGCGGAGAAGTTTGCTTTTGAAAAACGGTTGATTGTTTCCACCTTGAAGCAGAATGGAATCTATTCTTTATTGACCACGCCGGAGAATCTTTCGATTGATGTGATTAATAAGTACTTGGAGATGAAGTCACGGCAATTGCTATAG
- a CDS encoding DUF4129 domain-containing protein: MMTSPADTLVCDSAQLAAFRSDAAYDYNRELITPEINIFEWIRGQFGELLGKIFGSRFAEEYSGLIMICLAILLLLLIVWFVYKKRPELFMRSHKNSLPYTVEEDTIYGVDFPKGIDEALSRRDYREAIRLLYLQTLKQLSDAERIDWQLYKTPTQYIYEVRLPAFRQMTNHFLRVRYGNFEATEELFREMQALQEEIEKGGAV, from the coding sequence ATGATGACTTCCCCAGCTGATACATTGGTTTGTGATTCTGCACAGCTTGCGGCTTTCCGGTCCGATGCTGCGTATGATTATAATCGTGAGCTGATAACTCCGGAAATTAATATTTTCGAGTGGATTCGCGGTCAGTTCGGGGAGTTGTTGGGTAAAATATTCGGTAGCCGTTTTGCGGAGGAGTATTCCGGGCTTATCATGATTTGCCTGGCCATTCTTCTTTTGCTTCTGATTGTTTGGTTTGTTTACAAAAAACGTCCCGAACTGTTCATGCGTTCGCATAAAAATTCACTTCCGTATACTGTTGAGGAAGATACCATTTATGGCGTTGATTTTCCGAAAGGCATTGATGAAGCACTGTCCCGTCGGGATTACAGGGAAGCGATACGTTTGCTCTATTTGCAGACACTGAAACAGTTGAGCGACGCCGAACGTATTGACTGGCAGCTTTATAAGACACCTACGCAATATATCTATGAAGTGCGGCTGCCGGCTTTCCGGCAAATGACCAACCACTTCCTGCGGGTACGTTACGGTAACTTCGAAGCGACGGAAGAACTTTTCCGTGAGATGCAGGCATTGCAGGAAGAAATAGAGAAAGGAGGCGCTGTATGA
- a CDS encoding immunity 17 family protein has protein sequence MTGQYIVQGIFALAGIISLLASLLNWNWFFTTRNAQTIVRNVGRNRARLFYGILGVILIGMAIFFFVETQKAIAIAVTSSPSTY, from the coding sequence ATGACCGGACAATATATCGTACAAGGAATTTTTGCACTGGCAGGGATCATCTCCCTGCTGGCGTCATTGCTCAACTGGAACTGGTTCTTTACCACCCGCAATGCACAAACCATTGTCCGGAACGTAGGGCGCAACCGGGCACGACTCTTTTATGGAATACTCGGAGTTATCTTAATAGGAATGGCTATCTTCTTCTTTGTAGAAACACAGAAAGCTATAGCAATTGCCGTGACTTCATCTCCAAGTACTTATTAA
- the tsaE gene encoding tRNA (adenosine(37)-N6)-threonylcarbamoyltransferase complex ATPase subunit type 1 TsaE, whose protein sequence is MEIKIQSLESIHEAAREFIAAMGDSTVFALYGKMGAGKTTFVKALCEELGVTDVISSPTFAIVNEYRSDETGELIYHFDFYRIKKLSEVYDMGYEDYFYSGALCFIEWPELVEELLPGDAVKVTIEELEDGSRVIKL, encoded by the coding sequence ATGGAAATCAAGATTCAATCATTAGAAAGTATCCACGAAGCAGCCCGTGAATTTATCGCTGCTATGGGCGACAGCACTGTATTCGCACTATACGGAAAAATGGGAGCCGGTAAGACTACATTCGTCAAAGCCCTTTGTGAAGAACTCGGTGTTACGGATGTCATCAGCTCTCCCACGTTCGCTATTGTCAATGAATACCGTTCGGACGAAACCGGGGAATTGATCTATCACTTTGACTTTTACCGCATCAAGAAACTGAGTGAAGTGTACGACATGGGCTACGAAGATTATTTTTACAGCGGTGCTCTTTGCTTCATCGAATGGCCGGAACTTGTAGAAGAACTGCTGCCAGGCGATGCCGTAAAAGTTACGATTGAAGAACTGGAGGACGGAAGCAGAGTCATCAAACTATGA
- a CDS encoding metal ABC transporter permease, which yields MNLLQYTFFQHALLGSLLASIACGIIGTYIVTRRLVFISGGITHASFGGIGLGLFAGISPILSAAVFSVLSAFGVEWLSRRKDMREDSAIAVFWTLGMALGIMFSFLSPGFAPDLSAYLFGNILTINQTDLWMLGILALLLTGFFYLFIRPIVYIAFDREFARSQKIPVEIFEYLLMMFIALTIVACLRMVGIVLAISLLTIPQMTANLFTYSFKKIIWLSIGIGFLGCLGGLFISYHWKVPSGASIIFFSILIYAVCKIGKSCFKKQS from the coding sequence ATGAACCTATTACAATATACATTCTTTCAGCACGCCTTGTTGGGGAGCCTGCTGGCAAGCATTGCCTGCGGGATAATCGGCACCTATATTGTTACCCGCCGACTGGTGTTTATCAGTGGAGGGATCACTCACGCCTCTTTCGGAGGAATAGGATTGGGACTGTTTGCCGGAATTTCCCCGATATTGTCGGCAGCCGTCTTCTCCGTGCTTTCCGCCTTTGGTGTAGAGTGGCTCAGCAGACGTAAAGATATGCGCGAAGATTCTGCCATTGCCGTATTCTGGACGTTAGGAATGGCATTAGGCATCATGTTCAGTTTCCTGTCACCCGGCTTTGCCCCCGACCTGTCCGCCTATCTATTCGGGAACATCCTGACAATCAATCAGACTGACCTCTGGATGCTCGGCATATTGGCTCTGCTGTTAACCGGATTTTTCTATCTGTTCATCCGTCCAATCGTATATATCGCTTTCGACCGGGAGTTTGCCCGTTCGCAAAAGATCCCGGTAGAGATATTCGAATATCTGCTGATGATGTTTATTGCGCTGACCATCGTTGCCTGCCTTCGTATGGTAGGTATCGTGCTGGCCATCTCGCTGCTCACCATCCCGCAAATGACCGCCAACCTGTTCACTTACAGCTTCAAGAAAATCATCTGGTTGTCTATCGGCATCGGTTTTCTGGGATGTCTGGGCGGATTGTTCATCTCCTACCATTGGAAAGTCCCTTCGGGAGCTTCAATCATATTCTTCTCCATTCTGATTTATGCCGTTTGCAAAATTGGAAAGAGTTGTTTCAAAAAACAGTCATAA
- a CDS encoding DUF4350 domain-containing protein, translating to MKGSHWFIIFIVAFLVIMFAVEYHLPKKFVWTPTFGHYDDQPFGCAVFDSLLSASLPNGYTLSKKTFYQLEEEDTLHSRGILAVAHDMALTDIDVKSLLKMAERGNKVMLASTMFSRYLKDTLNFESYRFYFSPLALKKYATSLLAKDSLCWVGDSAIYSPRTFYFYPQLCSSYFWGDSLPGKELARKALHVNEYRYEVEVDSVSTESEQDTLRYVPVAMTCPVGKGEVILVSTPLIFTNYGILDGNNSVYIFRLLSQMGEFPVVRTEGYVKETAETQQSPFRYLLSRQPLRWALYLTMIAILLFMIFTARRRQRVIPVIREPENKSLEFTELIGTLYYQKKDHADLVHKKFIYFAEELRREIQVDIEEVADDERSFRRIAQKTGMDAEEIGTFVREVRPVIYGGRVISAEQMKLYIDKMSEIINHI from the coding sequence ATGAAAGGAAGCCACTGGTTTATCATTTTCATTGTAGCCTTTTTGGTCATAATGTTCGCTGTGGAATATCACCTGCCGAAGAAGTTTGTGTGGACACCTACTTTCGGTCATTATGATGACCAGCCTTTCGGATGTGCGGTGTTCGATAGCCTGTTGTCTGCTTCTTTGCCCAATGGATACACATTGTCGAAAAAGACATTCTATCAGTTGGAGGAGGAAGACACGTTGCATAGCCGGGGAATACTGGCAGTTGCCCATGACATGGCATTGACGGACATTGATGTGAAGTCTCTCCTGAAAATGGCGGAACGGGGAAATAAGGTTATGCTGGCGAGCACTATGTTCAGCCGGTACTTGAAGGATACATTGAACTTTGAATCTTATCGTTTTTATTTCAGTCCGTTGGCTCTCAAGAAATATGCCACTTCGTTGTTGGCAAAAGATAGTTTATGCTGGGTGGGAGATTCGGCAATCTATTCCCCGCGAACGTTCTATTTCTACCCTCAGCTTTGTTCCTCTTATTTCTGGGGCGATTCGTTGCCGGGAAAAGAGTTGGCGAGGAAAGCGCTTCATGTGAATGAGTATCGGTATGAGGTAGAAGTCGATTCCGTATCTACGGAATCGGAGCAGGACACACTTCGTTATGTTCCTGTAGCTATGACCTGTCCGGTTGGGAAAGGGGAGGTGATTCTTGTCTCCACTCCTTTGATTTTTACCAATTATGGTATACTCGACGGGAATAATTCGGTTTACATATTCCGCTTGTTATCTCAAATGGGCGAGTTTCCTGTTGTCCGTACCGAAGGATATGTCAAAGAGACGGCGGAAACGCAGCAGTCTCCTTTCCGTTACCTTCTTTCCCGGCAACCGCTTCGCTGGGCGTTGTATCTGACGATGATTGCCATACTGCTGTTTATGATATTTACGGCACGGAGACGGCAACGTGTAATACCGGTTATCCGCGAACCGGAAAACAAATCCCTCGAGTTTACCGAACTGATAGGGACTCTGTATTATCAGAAGAAAGATCATGCAGACTTGGTCCATAAGAAGTTTATCTACTTTGCGGAAGAATTGAGAAGAGAGATTCAGGTGGATATAGAGGAAGTGGCGGACGATGAACGCTCTTTCCGCCGGATTGCGCAGAAGACGGGAATGGATGCGGAGGAAATCGGTACGTTTGTCCGCGAAGTCCGCCCGGTGATTTACGGCGGCCGCGTCATTTCTGCGGAACAGATGAAACTGTATATAGATAAAATGAGTGAAATAATCAATCATATATAA